The Aequorivita sublithincola DSM 14238 genome window below encodes:
- a CDS encoding ABC-F family ATP-binding cassette domain-containing protein, with protein sequence MISIDNLAVEFSGDTLFSDVNFVVNENDKIALMGKNGAGKSTMMKIIAGEQTPTRGNVRAPKDAVIAYLPQHLLTDDTATVFEEASKAFKQIFEMRDEMDRLNKELETRTDYESDAYMNIITKVAEVGEKYYALEEINYEAEVEKALRGLGFKRSDLHRQTSEFSGGWRMRIELAKLLLQKPDLILLDEPTNHVDIESVIWLEDFLLNKAKAVIVISHDRTFIDNITNRTIEVTMGRIYDYKANYSHYLQLRADRRSHQIKAYEEQQKFIAETQQFIDRFKGTYSKTNQVNSREKMLEKLQIIEIDEIDTSALALRFPPAQRSGDYPVVAEGLTKKYGDLVVFNDANMSISRGQKVSFVGRNGEGKSTMIKAIMGEIDFEGTCALGHNAKVGYFAQNQAALLDKELTVFQTVDEVAKGDIRTQIKNVLGRFMFSGDAIDKKVGLLSGGEKTRLAMVKLLLEPVNVLILDEPTNHLDLKSKDVLKEALLQFDGTLILVSHDRDFLQGLSEKVFEFKDKRVIEHFESIDDFLLRNRIENLKEIDLKA encoded by the coding sequence ATGATTTCAATAGATAATCTGGCAGTAGAATTTAGTGGCGATACACTTTTTAGTGATGTTAACTTCGTAGTAAACGAAAATGACAAAATTGCCCTAATGGGGAAAAACGGCGCAGGAAAAAGTACGATGATGAAAATTATCGCTGGTGAACAAACCCCAACTCGCGGTAATGTACGTGCGCCCAAAGACGCCGTGATTGCTTACTTGCCGCAACATTTGTTGACAGATGATACCGCAACAGTTTTTGAAGAAGCTTCCAAAGCCTTCAAGCAGATTTTTGAAATGCGGGACGAAATGGATCGCCTAAACAAAGAGCTGGAAACCCGCACCGATTATGAAAGTGATGCATATATGAACATCATCACCAAAGTTGCAGAGGTTGGTGAAAAATATTACGCTCTAGAAGAAATAAACTATGAAGCCGAAGTAGAAAAGGCCTTGCGCGGTCTAGGTTTTAAAAGAAGCGATTTGCACCGCCAAACTTCAGAATTTAGTGGCGGATGGCGTATGCGGATTGAATTGGCAAAATTATTACTTCAAAAACCAGATTTGATTTTGCTCGATGAACCTACAAACCACGTAGATATTGAATCCGTGATTTGGTTGGAAGATTTCTTGCTGAATAAAGCTAAAGCAGTAATCGTTATTTCGCATGACAGAACTTTTATAGACAATATTACAAACCGAACCATTGAGGTAACAATGGGGCGCATTTACGATTACAAAGCTAATTACAGCCACTATTTGCAGCTACGAGCTGATAGACGATCGCACCAAATAAAAGCTTATGAAGAGCAGCAAAAATTCATAGCCGAAACCCAACAGTTTATTGATCGTTTTAAAGGAACCTATTCCAAAACCAATCAAGTGAATTCCCGCGAGAAGATGCTTGAAAAGCTTCAGATTATTGAAATTGATGAAATAGATACTTCAGCATTAGCATTGCGTTTTCCTCCAGCACAACGCAGTGGCGATTATCCTGTGGTTGCGGAAGGACTTACCAAAAAGTATGGTGACCTCGTGGTTTTCAATGATGCAAACATGAGTATTTCCCGTGGTCAAAAAGTAAGTTTTGTGGGAAGAAATGGCGAAGGAAAATCTACAATGATTAAAGCCATTATGGGCGAAATAGATTTTGAAGGAACTTGCGCTTTGGGCCACAATGCTAAAGTGGGTTATTTTGCCCAAAACCAAGCCGCACTTTTAGACAAAGAACTTACCGTTTTCCAAACTGTAGATGAGGTTGCAAAAGGCGATATCCGGACGCAGATAAAAAATGTTTTAGGCCGTTTCATGTTTAGCGGAGATGCTATTGATAAAAAAGTAGGTTTGCTTTCTGGAGGTGAAAAAACACGTTTGGCAATGGTAAAATTATTGCTGGAACCCGTAAACGTATTAATTCTCGATGAACCAACGAACCACTTAGATTTAAAATCGAAAGATGTTTTGAAAGAAGCACTTCTTCAGTTTGATGGTACGTTGATTTTAGTTTCCCACGATAGAGATTTCTTACAAGGTCTTTCAGAAAAAGTTTTTGAATTCAAGGATAAGCGTGTGATTGAGCATTTTGAAAGCATCGACGATTTCCTACTTCGCAATAGAATTGAGAATTTGAAGGAGATTGATTTGAAAGCTTAA
- a CDS encoding DJ-1/PfpI family protein, giving the protein MKKLSILFIVLSLLLVGCISNTDKSTGPEPSPADPEVVAQMEQDALKPINDSLPIIGLLMYNGVLTTEVTATADVFTKHTEAGKQLFNVITIAETADPIISEEGLKITPDYTFENCPKLDVLFVPSAYDMYTQVHNPKIVDFIKEQNKNTKYTVSNCAGAQLIGASGIADGKKIVTWIGGGEQLQKDYPNLKVQDDKVVRYMEDGKFISSNGNLISYVSALNLLKKMAGQEQVDFVESYLYMKELQNWKQ; this is encoded by the coding sequence ATGAAAAAATTAAGCATTTTATTTATCGTCCTTTCACTTCTTCTTGTAGGATGTATTTCCAACACCGATAAATCTACAGGTCCAGAACCTAGCCCAGCAGATCCAGAAGTTGTTGCTCAAATGGAGCAAGATGCCTTAAAACCAATAAACGACAGTTTGCCAATTATCGGTTTGTTAATGTACAACGGTGTTTTAACAACCGAAGTTACTGCGACGGCAGACGTTTTTACAAAACATACCGAAGCAGGAAAACAGCTTTTCAACGTAATCACAATTGCTGAAACCGCTGATCCGATCATAAGCGAAGAAGGTCTAAAAATTACACCAGATTATACTTTTGAAAACTGCCCAAAACTCGATGTTCTTTTTGTGCCAAGCGCTTATGATATGTACACCCAAGTTCACAATCCAAAAATTGTAGATTTCATAAAAGAGCAAAACAAAAACACAAAATATACAGTAAGCAATTGCGCCGGTGCACAACTTATCGGTGCAAGTGGAATTGCTGATGGCAAAAAGATCGTGACTTGGATCGGCGGTGGCGAACAGCTTCAAAAAGACTATCCAAACTTAAAAGTTCAAGATGATAAAGTTGTGAGATATATGGAAGATGGAAAGTTTATTTCATCTAACGGAAATCTTATCAGCTACGTTTCTGCATTAAACTTGTTGAAAAAAATGGCAGGGCAGGAACAGGTTGATTTTGTTGAATCTTACCTTTATATGAAAGAATTGCAGAACTGGAAACAGTGA
- a CDS encoding DUF4251 domain-containing protein, whose product MKTPSFIFAAIFGLALGTVSAQKKNLKEKPALENENSNAIESLLNSQTFEFIATTAYAISETPKSIAGSGYSVTFSPEKIVSNLPYYGRAYSGMTMGRDKGMRFKGKPEDFTVDKKNEYLVNTTVYGENDTYEISLSVNTSGYATLSISSNDRGTITYQGEVKYFSE is encoded by the coding sequence ATGAAAACTCCAAGCTTTATATTCGCTGCAATTTTTGGTTTAGCACTCGGAACTGTTTCGGCACAAAAGAAAAATTTAAAAGAAAAACCTGCACTTGAAAATGAAAACAGCAATGCTATTGAAAGCCTACTAAATTCTCAGACTTTTGAGTTTATTGCTACTACTGCATATGCTATCAGTGAAACCCCTAAAAGTATAGCAGGAAGTGGATATTCCGTAACTTTTTCTCCAGAAAAAATTGTTAGCAATCTTCCATATTATGGAAGAGCTTATAGCGGAATGACGATGGGACGTGATAAAGGAATGCGCTTTAAAGGAAAACCTGAAGATTTTACAGTTGATAAGAAAAACGAATACCTTGTAAATACGACTGTTTATGGCGAAAACGATACTTATGAAATATCCTTGTCAGTAAACACCTCTGGTTATGCCACTCTTTCCATAAGTAGTAATGACCGCGGAACAATAACGTATCAGGGGGAGGTTAAGTATTTTTCGGAATAA